One region of Carya illinoinensis cultivar Pawnee chromosome 8, C.illinoinensisPawnee_v1, whole genome shotgun sequence genomic DNA includes:
- the LOC122318550 gene encoding ras-related protein RABD2a, giving the protein MNPEYDYLFKLLLIGDSGVGKSCLLLRFSDDSYVDSYISTIGVDFKIRTVEQDGKTIKLQIWDTAGQERFRTITSSYYRGAHGIIIVYDVTDQESFNNVKQWLSEIDRYASENVNKLLVGNKSDLTANKVVSYETAKAFADEIGIPFMETSAKNATNVEQAFMAMSADIKNRMASQPMNNVRPPTVQIRGQPVNQKAGCCSS; this is encoded by the exons TGACTATTTGTTCAAGCTTTTGCTTATTGGAGACTCAGGTGTGGGCAAATCATGTCTTCTTCTGAGATTTTCT GATGATTCGTATGTGGACAGTTACATTAGTACCATTGGAGTTGACTTT AAAATACGCACAGTAGAGCAAGATGGGAAGACCATCAAACTCCAAATC TGGGACACTGCAGGACAAGAGCGTTTTAGGACAATCACCAGTAGTTATTACCGTGGAGCACATGGGATCATA ATAGTTTATGATGTGACAGACCAAGAGAGCTTTAACAATGTTAAGCAATGGTTGAGTGAAATTGACCGATATGCTAGTGAGAACGTAAACAAGCTTCTGGTTGGAAACAAGTCTGACCTCACTGCCAATAAAGTTGTGTCTTATGAAACAGCCAAG GCCTTTGCGGATGAAATCGGCATTCCATTTATGGAGACAAGTGCAAAAAATGCTACTAATGTGGAGCAGGCATTTATGGCCATGTCCGCTGACATCAAGAATAG gatGGCGAGTCAACCAATGAACAATGTAAGACCACCAACGGTTCAGATCCGAGGACAACCTGTTAACCAGAAGGCTGGCTGCTGCTCTTCTTAG